The following proteins are encoded in a genomic region of Acetobacter oryzoeni:
- a CDS encoding sugar O-acetyltransferase — MMAHRSEKQKMLAGDLYIASDPELQQDMAQCAEWLVRYNNRKGSLTEQLGDIGENVCIRPLFHCDYGYNIFLGDNIFLNFNCIILDVMPVRIGSGTQIGPGVQILTADHPRDPELRQKMLEFGQSITIGKNVWIGGGAIILPGVMIEDNAIIGAGSVVTHNVPSGVTVAGNPARPLRRIAT; from the coding sequence ATAATGGCGCACCGAAGCGAAAAACAGAAAATGTTGGCTGGCGATCTGTATATCGCCAGCGATCCTGAATTGCAGCAGGACATGGCGCAATGCGCTGAATGGCTGGTCCGATATAATAATCGTAAGGGATCTCTGACTGAACAACTGGGAGATATTGGAGAAAACGTCTGTATCCGCCCTCTTTTTCATTGTGATTACGGCTATAATATTTTTCTAGGCGACAATATCTTTCTGAACTTTAACTGCATCATACTTGATGTGATGCCTGTTAGGATTGGAAGCGGCACGCAAATTGGCCCCGGTGTTCAGATCCTGACGGCAGACCATCCGCGGGATCCTGAACTACGTCAAAAAATGCTGGAGTTTGGCCAGTCTATTACCATCGGGAAAAATGTCTGGATTGGCGGCGGAGCTATTATCTTGCCCGGGGTTATGATTGAGGATAACGCCATTATTGGGGCTGGCAGTGTTGTTACGCATAACGTGCCTTCTGGTGTAACCGTGGCAGGCAACCCGGCACGCCCCTTACGCAGGATTGCTACATAA